The Xiphophorus couchianus chromosome 5, X_couchianus-1.0, whole genome shotgun sequence genome includes a region encoding these proteins:
- the sp2 gene encoding transcription factor Sp2 isoform X2, with the protein MSWSSRLWRANVVMSEQQDSMATVAVSPSEYLQPSTASTQDTQPSPLALLAATCSKIGPPAAQAPVTSPPAQPQPRRLQPIKPAPIAPAPPKNLGFLSAKGNVIQLPPGLSPSAPGSPIVLTIQQSPARTNAAGPANIQYQMMPQIQVMPQGGQIQLIPGTNQAIITTPMTMPAAAAATPVTPQKTVAIKPSLKVRKPNSAAANLMQLPAGLTLPLNVATGEVGGSPVVTETASSPPMPGKGRRGRKKKVVLPAELPPTQAASPPPEQMETILIEAGDNIIQAGNNLLIVQSPGQPPMVQQVQVVQPKAESQLIQIPQQALKVVKAASATLPPVPQKQPVTPSLQVTPPEPTSTQILFKTASGEWQSVQLQDPGSKTTSPTTSVAPTPPTSPPAGSKRTQAGARKERTLAKIAPAGGMITFSPSQLSSAAQAVQTISINGVQVQGVPVTITNAGGQQHLTVQTVHGGGLQLAATQGQPTIQVDQTLTLELPGQPGEKKRRMACTCPNCKDADKRPGEVGKRKHICHVAGCEKTFRKTSLLRAHVRLHTGERPFVCNWVFCGKRFTRSDELQRHARTHTGDKRFECSQCKKRFMRSDHLTKHYKTHINTKNL; encoded by the exons ATGTCTTGGTCTTCAAGGCTGTGGAGAGCGAATGTCGTCATGAGCG aaCAACAGGACAGTATGGCCACTGTTGCTGTTAGTCCAAGTGAATACCTTCAGCCCTCCACTGCTTCTACACAA GACACACAGCCGTCTCCTCTGGCCCTTCTGGCTGCTACTTGCAGTAAAATCGGACCTCCCGCCGCTCAGGCGCCCGTCACCTCTCCTCCAGCGCAGCCGCAGCCTCGCAGGCTTCAGCCCATAAAGCCCGCCCCCATTGCACCGGCTCCGCCCAAAAACCTGGGTTTCCTCTCAGCGAAGGGCAATGTGATCCAGTTGCCGCCCGGTTTGAGCCCCTCCGCTCCCGGCAGTCCCATCGTGCTTACGATCCAGCAGAGTCCTGCGCGCACCAACGCCGCCGGGCCCGCCAACATCCAGTACCAGATGATGCCGCAGATCCAGGTGATGCCGCAGGGCGGTCAGATCCAGCTCATCCCAGGCACCAACCAGGCCATCATCACCACTCCCATGACCATGCCGGCGGCCGCTGCGGCGACTCCGGTCACGCCTCAGAAGACCGTGGCCATCAAACCGTCGCTGAAGGTACGGAAGCCAAACAGCGCCGCTGCGAACTTGATGCAGCTGCCCGCCGGACTCACTCTACCTCTCAACGTTGCAACCGGAGAAGTGGGCGGGTCTCCGGTTGTCACGGAGACGGCCTCCTCGCCTCCCATGCCTGGAAAGGGGCGAagagggaggaagaagaaagtGGTTCTGCCAGCCGAACTGCCGCCGACTCAGGCCGCCTCGCCGCCACCGGAGCAAATGGAGACCATTTTGATTGAAGCCGGAGATAACATAATACAG GCGGGAAACAATTTGCTGATCGTCCAGAGTCCTGGGCAGCCACCTATGGTGCAGCAGGTCCAGGTGGTTCAGCCCAAGGCAGAGTCTCAGTTGATCCAGATTCCCCAGCAGGCTTTGAAAGTGGTGAAAGCTGCGTCTGCCACTTTGCCTCCGGTCCCACAGAAACAGCCTGTCACTCCGAGTCTGCAGGTGACTCCACCGGAACCGACATCAACCCAG ATCCTCTTCAAAACAGCTTCAGGCGAGTGGCAGTCAGTTCAACTACAAGACCCAGGCTCAAAGACGACGAGCCCTACCACCTCTGTTGCGCCCACGCCCCCCAcatcgccccctgctggcagcAAGAGGACGCAGGCCGGGGCGCGAAAGGAGCGCACTCTGGCAAAGATCGCCCCAGCAGGAGGGATGATCACATTCAGTCCGTCGCAACTGTCCTCTGCAGCGCAAGCAGTGCAGACGATCAGCATCAACGGGGTTCAGGTCCAGGGGGTTCCAGTCACCATCACCAACGCAGGAG GCCAACAGCACCTGACGGTGCAGACGGTGCATGGCGGAGGCCTGCAGCTGGCAGCAACGCAGGGCCAGCCGACCATCCAGGTAGACCAGACGCTGACGCTGGAGCTGCCGGGTCAGCCAGGGGAGAAGAAACGTCGCATGGCCTGCACATGCCCCAACTGCAAAGATGCAGACAAGAG GCCCGGGGAAGTGGGGAAGAGGAAACACATCTGCCACGTCGCTGGCTGCGAGAAGACGTTCAGGAAAACGTCGCTCCTCAGAGCCCACGTCCGGCTGCACACGGGGGAGAGGCCTTTCGTCTGCAACTGGGTTTTCTGCGGGAAACGTTTCACACGCAGCGACGAGCTGCAGAGGCACGCGAGGACGCACACAG gagACAAACGCTTCGAGTGCAGTCAGTGTAAGAAACGCTTCATGAGGAGCGACCACCTGACAAAGCATTACAAAACTCACATAAACACCAAGAACttatga
- the sp2 gene encoding transcription factor Sp2 isoform X1: protein MSWSSRLWRANVVMSEQQDSMATVAVSPSEYLQPSTASTQQDTQPSPLALLAATCSKIGPPAAQAPVTSPPAQPQPRRLQPIKPAPIAPAPPKNLGFLSAKGNVIQLPPGLSPSAPGSPIVLTIQQSPARTNAAGPANIQYQMMPQIQVMPQGGQIQLIPGTNQAIITTPMTMPAAAAATPVTPQKTVAIKPSLKVRKPNSAAANLMQLPAGLTLPLNVATGEVGGSPVVTETASSPPMPGKGRRGRKKKVVLPAELPPTQAASPPPEQMETILIEAGDNIIQAGNNLLIVQSPGQPPMVQQVQVVQPKAESQLIQIPQQALKVVKAASATLPPVPQKQPVTPSLQVTPPEPTSTQILFKTASGEWQSVQLQDPGSKTTSPTTSVAPTPPTSPPAGSKRTQAGARKERTLAKIAPAGGMITFSPSQLSSAAQAVQTISINGVQVQGVPVTITNAGGQQHLTVQTVHGGGLQLAATQGQPTIQVDQTLTLELPGQPGEKKRRMACTCPNCKDADKRPGEVGKRKHICHVAGCEKTFRKTSLLRAHVRLHTGERPFVCNWVFCGKRFTRSDELQRHARTHTGDKRFECSQCKKRFMRSDHLTKHYKTHINTKNL, encoded by the exons ATGTCTTGGTCTTCAAGGCTGTGGAGAGCGAATGTCGTCATGAGCG aaCAACAGGACAGTATGGCCACTGTTGCTGTTAGTCCAAGTGAATACCTTCAGCCCTCCACTGCTTCTACACAA CAGGACACACAGCCGTCTCCTCTGGCCCTTCTGGCTGCTACTTGCAGTAAAATCGGACCTCCCGCCGCTCAGGCGCCCGTCACCTCTCCTCCAGCGCAGCCGCAGCCTCGCAGGCTTCAGCCCATAAAGCCCGCCCCCATTGCACCGGCTCCGCCCAAAAACCTGGGTTTCCTCTCAGCGAAGGGCAATGTGATCCAGTTGCCGCCCGGTTTGAGCCCCTCCGCTCCCGGCAGTCCCATCGTGCTTACGATCCAGCAGAGTCCTGCGCGCACCAACGCCGCCGGGCCCGCCAACATCCAGTACCAGATGATGCCGCAGATCCAGGTGATGCCGCAGGGCGGTCAGATCCAGCTCATCCCAGGCACCAACCAGGCCATCATCACCACTCCCATGACCATGCCGGCGGCCGCTGCGGCGACTCCGGTCACGCCTCAGAAGACCGTGGCCATCAAACCGTCGCTGAAGGTACGGAAGCCAAACAGCGCCGCTGCGAACTTGATGCAGCTGCCCGCCGGACTCACTCTACCTCTCAACGTTGCAACCGGAGAAGTGGGCGGGTCTCCGGTTGTCACGGAGACGGCCTCCTCGCCTCCCATGCCTGGAAAGGGGCGAagagggaggaagaagaaagtGGTTCTGCCAGCCGAACTGCCGCCGACTCAGGCCGCCTCGCCGCCACCGGAGCAAATGGAGACCATTTTGATTGAAGCCGGAGATAACATAATACAG GCGGGAAACAATTTGCTGATCGTCCAGAGTCCTGGGCAGCCACCTATGGTGCAGCAGGTCCAGGTGGTTCAGCCCAAGGCAGAGTCTCAGTTGATCCAGATTCCCCAGCAGGCTTTGAAAGTGGTGAAAGCTGCGTCTGCCACTTTGCCTCCGGTCCCACAGAAACAGCCTGTCACTCCGAGTCTGCAGGTGACTCCACCGGAACCGACATCAACCCAG ATCCTCTTCAAAACAGCTTCAGGCGAGTGGCAGTCAGTTCAACTACAAGACCCAGGCTCAAAGACGACGAGCCCTACCACCTCTGTTGCGCCCACGCCCCCCAcatcgccccctgctggcagcAAGAGGACGCAGGCCGGGGCGCGAAAGGAGCGCACTCTGGCAAAGATCGCCCCAGCAGGAGGGATGATCACATTCAGTCCGTCGCAACTGTCCTCTGCAGCGCAAGCAGTGCAGACGATCAGCATCAACGGGGTTCAGGTCCAGGGGGTTCCAGTCACCATCACCAACGCAGGAG GCCAACAGCACCTGACGGTGCAGACGGTGCATGGCGGAGGCCTGCAGCTGGCAGCAACGCAGGGCCAGCCGACCATCCAGGTAGACCAGACGCTGACGCTGGAGCTGCCGGGTCAGCCAGGGGAGAAGAAACGTCGCATGGCCTGCACATGCCCCAACTGCAAAGATGCAGACAAGAG GCCCGGGGAAGTGGGGAAGAGGAAACACATCTGCCACGTCGCTGGCTGCGAGAAGACGTTCAGGAAAACGTCGCTCCTCAGAGCCCACGTCCGGCTGCACACGGGGGAGAGGCCTTTCGTCTGCAACTGGGTTTTCTGCGGGAAACGTTTCACACGCAGCGACGAGCTGCAGAGGCACGCGAGGACGCACACAG gagACAAACGCTTCGAGTGCAGTCAGTGTAAGAAACGCTTCATGAGGAGCGACCACCTGACAAAGCATTACAAAACTCACATAAACACCAAGAACttatga